In Nitrospira defluvii, the genomic stretch CGCGAATGTGCTCCCGCGCCATTCTACTGAACAAGGGGGAGATCGTCCAGGCCGGCGCGGCGCATGACGTCGTGAACCACTACTTGCATGCCGGCCACATCCAGCCGTCAGTCGAATGGCCGGACTCGGCACAGGCCCCGGGCAATGACATCGTGCGCCTGCGGGCGGTCCGCGTCAAAACCGAGGCCGGGCGGATTGCCGACCGATTCGACATCCGGAAGCCGATTGATCTCGAAGTCGAGTTTGATGTGTTGAAGGCCGGACATATCTTCGTCCCGGTCTTCAATCTCTACAACGAAGAAGACGTCACCGTGTTTATCGCCCATGATCGAGACCCGGCCTGGCAGCGAACTCCACGAGGAGTCGGCCGATATGTGTCCACGGCCAGGATTCCCGGCAATTTTCTCGCAGAAGGGATGATGACCGTCGCATCCCTCATGATGACCGAAGATCCCTTCCGTCTCCATGCCCATGCACCACGGGTCATCGGATTTCGTGTGGATGACAGCGGCGACGGAGACTCAGCACGGGGCGACTTCCATGGCCGGTGGCCGGGAGTCGTTCGTCCGCTGTTGGAATGGCGCACGCGGTTTGAAGCTGTCCGACGTGTGACACCGGATTGACAGCCGCGGCAGGGTGACGGCCGTAGACAATATTCCCGTGTCCGTAACTCGACGACTAGGCATGTTCGGTCATAAACCAACCGGCGATGGAGAGTCGCTTGTGGTGACCAGCCGTTTGATCGACACGGCAGACCCGATGAAAACGCGGCACCGTAAACATGACGAGGGATCCCGGTTTCGGAACGATACAGTGCGTGATAGCCAATTCCGGCTTCCCGTCCTGTGATGCACCTATCGCCTCGTAGATCATCAATTCGCCGCCCCAATCACATTCCCACTGCTCGTGAAAATAACTGACGAGCGCGAGCCGTCGACGAGGCGCGGGCTTTCCACCGGTCGAATGCCCCTGATCCGTATCGTCATGCGTCAGCAAGCAATCGCCTGCTCCGTAGGAGTAATAGCTGAATCCAAGGTGACGCCGCGTGATGTTCGGAAACGACTCGATGTACTGCTGGATGCAGGGCATCTCCAGTCGACTCAGCAACAAGCGTCCCTGCGGCTGCGCGATTTCTGCC encodes the following:
- a CDS encoding 2OG-Fe(II) oxygenase translates to MKIVSGQVGSSQLSGGLEAFSFHKTPVLVIENFWSAEERSQFRQAMERANWNQLQNMTYVRQDFPNSGNWAKAEIAQPQGRLLLSRLEMPCIQQYIESFPNITRRHLGFSYYSYGAGDCLLTHDDTDQGHSTGGKPAPRRRLALVSYFHEQWECDWGGELMIYEAIGASQDGKPELAITHCIVPKPGSLVMFTVPRFHRVCRVDQTAGHHKRLSIAGWFMTEHA